The window GTTTAATAGGCATCGTCGTAGTTGTCGTCGCCCTCGAAATCGTTGAAATCGCTCATCATCTCGCCGAAGATCGAGCCTTCGTCGTCCACACGGTTCTTCGAAGGGTCGTACTGGTCGGGAGCTTCGGCCTGGGCGTAAATCTCACGCGGGTAGGAGGCTTCCTTGTCGGCTTCGTAAGCTCCGGTCAGCTCCAAGTAATAAGCCCGGTCGCCGAACAGGTCGAACAGATAGATCAGACGGTCGCGGCGGTCGTGAATGATCTGCCCCAAAGTCACCTTTTCCATAGCCACCGGAGCGTTCTCACTGCCGTCGTCCATATCCATAAAGGTAAATTCGCGCTGTTTCTCCCAGCGGTCGTCGGCCGTAAAAAACGAAGCCATGCAATCCTCGTATTCGAGCGATCGGAGGATGAAATTGTGGAAATCGAGCAGCGTCGTATCGTACAGCACCTCGTAATCGCGCACGAAATTGTCGTTCTCATCGCTCAACATCCGGAATCGGAAAACCATCGACATCGCAGTAATCTATTTTTTATCCGTACAGCAAATATAATACTTTTTCTCAATTCAGCGCCGCCAGCCACGCGATTACATCCCGGTCGTCGGGATAATCGGTCAGGGCGGGCGACTGAGCGCATCCGAAAGCGGCGCGACGGCTGTGGGGGAGACATTCGGTGACGATGCACTGCAATTCGTCGTCGTGCATCGCAAGCCATCCGGCGACCTCGTCCGGCGTCTTGTAATACGTGTAGGAGATCTGACTCAGAGCCGCCGGGAAATCCCGCTGTTCGACGGCCACGGCAGCCCCCAGATCGCGGAACGGCCGTCCCTGCATCGTGAGCAGTGCCCGCGTCTGACGGTAATTGTTTTTGTATTTGTCGTTTACATCCGGCATCTGAAGCGTCGGTTCATATCCTTCGGGCAGGAACAACAGCGACACGCTGCGGCATCCCAACCCGGAGTAGGCCCAAATATCGTCGGCCAATCCAGCCAGCTGCTCCGGCGTTTCATCGCCCGAAAGCACGGCAGCCGACTGACGGCTTCCCCGCAGCAGCGAGGGAATCCCGGCATAGCGGGCGCGGAAATAGCGGTTGGCATTGTCGCTGCCCGTGGCGATCACCGCATCGACGGGCGACACTCCGTCGTAAAATTCCACAGGCACCGATGCGTCGATGTCCCGGAGCTGGCCGACGACATACTCCATCAGCACGGTATCTTTGGCCGAGGGTTTCAACAGACAGCGGTGACCGCTGACGACCGTACACAACAGGTCGAAAAAACCGACGAGCGGAATGTTCCCGGCCATGACCACCAACACGCGGCGCGGCACGGCGACCGGCACGGCAGGGTAGTTCCCCAACCAGGCTTCGAGCTTTTCACGGCTCAGCATATCCCGGGCGATCGCCCCGACGGCACGGCGGACATCGGCCGGCGTAAACCATCCGTTAGCGCGGCAGGCAGCCTCCATAACGGCCTGCGTCGCATTGTCGTCGCCGAATCCGCGCAGACGCGCCCCCAATTCGGAAAAGAGATCAATTACGTTCTTCATGAACACAAAGATACTATTTCGCTTCGGATTCCGCACGTTTTTCCCGAAGTTGTGCTATTTTTGTAAAAAAGCATTCGACACCAAATACAACGACGACTATGGAAAGAAATCTGAAAGAGGCCCTGCGCCACCGCCGCAGCTATTACGAACTGACACCCCAATCCCCGATCGACGACGCACAGATCGAAGAAATCGTGCGTTTTGCCGTGAAACACGTTCCCTCGGCATTCAACTCGCAGTCGGCACGCCTCGTGCTGCTGCTGCACGAACACCACAAGGCATTCTGGGAGTTGGTGAAGCGAACGCTGCAAGCCATCGTCCCGGAAAAGGCGTTCGCTGCCACGGAGAAAAAAATCGACGGCAGTTTTGCATCGGGCTACGGTACGGTGCTCTATTTCGAAGATACGGAAATCGTGAAAGGACTTCAGAAACAGTTCCCGCTTTACGCTGACAACTTCCCCGTCTGGTCCGAACATACTTCGGCAATGCACCAGCTGGCGGTATGGACGATGCTCGAAGACGCCGGATTCGGAGCCTCGCTCCAGCATTACAATCCGCTGATCGACAACGAGGTCCGCGAACATTGGGGATTGCCGGGACAATGGCGACTAATAGCCCAGATGCCGTTCGGCATTCCGGCCGGCGAACCTCAGGAGAAGAATTTCGAGCCGTTGGATGACCGCCTGCGCGTCTTCAAATAACGGATAGGAGAGAAGGGCAGATCGTAAAGAATTTGCAAAATGGAATTGAAAAATTTGGAGATTCGGATTTTTTAGCTACCTTTGCATTCACAATTACGAAACATGCCATGCGGAAATAGCTCAGTTGGTAGAGCGCAACCTTGCCAAGGTTGAGGTCGCGGGTCCGAGTCCCGTTTTCCGCTCATAGGAAGCGAGTGATAATCAACAGATTATCGCTCGTTTTTCTTTTTGCGGGTGCGAAATGAAACTCTCCATAATGCCTTTTTCGCACCGTTTTCCGAAGAATGTTTTACCATTTGTTTAACCATGTTTTACGGCGGTAAAACACCGCCCGCGTCTGTCTGCATAATGCCGCAACATTATGAGTGTCAGCATTAATGCCATTTGCAGAAAAGACCGCATCAATCAAAACCGCACTACGAACATCTACCTGCGTTTTACCGTCAATCGCCGCAGCCGCTATGTAAGCACGGGAATCAATATCCCCGCCGACGATTGGGATTTCGACACCCAAACGCTTAAAACGCAGAATCCCGCCGTTCAGCTACGGATTTACGAGCAAATCGAGAAATACGACAAGCGCGTCAAACGGCTCGAAGCGTTGGAGGTTCCCGTAACGCTGGATAACGTTCTGGAAACCGACGGACGGAGGGTCTATTGCACGATAGCCGAATATTTCCGCCGCACGATTACACAGTTGGAATCGGTGGGTAAAATCGGCTCGGCATCGAAACACAAGGTCACGTTTTCACTCCTGCAACAATTCCGCTCGACCAATATCCGTTTCGACGAAATTACGGTCGGCTACCTGCGTGATTTCGAACTGTTCCTAATGAAAAAGGGTAACAAGAGCAATTCGATAGCCACGAAATTCAGCGTTCTGAAAGCCGTCTATAACAAGGCTCTTGCCGAGGGGATTTTCACCACGCCGCACAGTCCGTTTCTGCAATTCAAAATCGGACGGTTGTGGACAGCCACCCGCAAACGCGCCATCCGCAAGGAGGATGTGCAACGGCTGATGCAGTCGGAGATACCCGCCGACGGTTCGGCCTATCTGGATTTCGCACGGGACATTTTCCTGTTTTCGTACCTCTCGGCAGGCATCAATTTCAAGGACATCGCCACCCTGCGTTACTGCGACATGGACGAGGAAAGAATCTACTATGCCCGCCACAAAACCAGCAAGGAGATGACCTGCCACCTCTCGGAGCAGTCGAAAGCGATTATCGGCAAATACGCCAAATCCGACCATGCGGACGAGGATTATATTTTTCCGATACTCGACCGCCGTATACACAAGACCGAGCAACAGATTTACGACCGAGTGCGCAAGGTGCTGAAACATGTGAACAAGGCCCTGCACGAGTGGAGCCGATTATTGGGGCTGAAAATCGAACTGACTACCTATGTCGCCCGTCACACGTTTGCAACGGTTTTGAAGCGGTCGGGAGTGAATATTGCCATCATTTCCGAATCGCTCGGCCATTCCGATTTATCGACCACCCAAATCTATTTGGATAGCTTCGAGAACAGCCAAATCGACGCGGCAATGCAGAACCTTTTGTAAATAAATTAGCTGGCCTATAATTTGAATAGAATAGGTTGGCTAATTTATTTTTTTTATCTTTGTAAAAACTATATGTAATTACGATTGCTATGATAATTCAAAAACTAATATTGCACAACTGGAAAAACTTTCAGAATGTAGAAGTTTCTCTTTCAGAAAGATGTTTTATCATTGGCGCAAATGCCGCAGGCAAATCAAATTTAATTGATGCGTTGCGTTTTTTGAGGGATATTGCTAAGCAATCGGGAGGTTTACAAACAGCAGTAGAAGATAGAGGAGGAGTAACCAAAATACGCTGTTTGGCGGCTCGTACAAGTACAAATATTGTAATAGATGTAGAGTTAGGAGAACCAGATTCTAATATTCCTACTTGGAGATACAAGCTCGATTTTGCACATGTAGGAGGTGGAATTATAAAGAAGCAAGCTACAATTCTATCTGAAACTGTCTGGCATAATAAAAAAGTAGTACTTGAAAGAAAGAAAAGTTCAAAGGACGAGGATTCTGAAACTTTAAAATATACTCATTTAGAGCAAATAACAGCAAACAGACAATTTCGAGAAATACAAATATTTTTTCAGAATATTGAATATCTGAATGTTGTTCCTCAATTAATTAGAGAGTCTGGCTCTTATTTGCAAACACAGAGTAAAGAAGATTTTTATGGACGAAATTTTCTTGAAAAGTTAGCAAAAATTAATGATCGTACACGAACTGCTTATTTCAATAGAGTAAATGAAATATTGAAATATGCTGTTCCTCAATTAGACAAATTACAATTCATAAAAGATGACAATGGTATCCCTCATTTAGAAGCAAGATATGTTCATTGGCGAGCACAAGGAAGCAAACAACAGGAAATGCAATTTTCTGATGGTACGTTACGTTTAATTGGTTTTTTGTTTGCTTTGTTATACAGTTCGGGCGTTGTTTTATTAGAAGAACCTGAGATTAATTTACATGCTGGAATTGTAAAACAGTTACCTGAATTTATTTCAAAATTACAACGATATAAATCAAAGCAAATAATTATAACTACCCACAGCTACGATATATTAAGCAACGAGGGCATAAGTACAAAAGAGGTTTTAGTTTTAGAACCGAGTAAGGAAGGAACTATTGTGAAGACAGTTTCGGAAATACCTGAAATTCAAAGAATTGTTGATGCTGGATTTTCCATCGCAGATGCAACCATATCTGCAACAACACCTCAGGGAATTGGTAAATTTACTCAGCTAACACTAAATTTCTAACTCTAATGAATGCAGCCATAGTTGGGGAAGACCAAGTAACAAGAGAAATAATAAAAAAATTAATCTCTATATATGCCCCACATTTAACTCAACTTAATGAAATACCAGCACGAGGAAGCCAAGCATTAAACGCTGTTAATGTTGAAAGATATAATAAATTAGCTTTAAGCATCCCTGTTATATTATTAACGGATTTAGATGATACTCTATGTGCACCAATGAAAAAGCAAGAGATTTTACATGGCATAGAGCAAAATCCATTATTTATTATAAATGTCGCAGTAGAAGAAGCTGAAGCATGGTTAATGGCAGATAAAAATAATTTCATATCTTATTTTTGTGTTGAAGATAAAATTCCTAATGCAGAAATGTGTAGGATGCATGGAAGAAATGAAAGAATAGAAACTATATATGAATATAAGCCAAGTTTATATATGACGAACTATATTAAAAAATGCGGAAAAAGAGTAATAATATCGGAGAATGGTTCCTGCTAAGGTCTGTTGGAGACGAATCCGTCGACATATTCTTTATCGTGCGCAACAACAGCAAAAGCCTGCCTGACGAGTTTATTTGCGACAGCGATCATAGCGAGTTTTCCCGACTTTCCGTTTTGCCTGAGCCTCGTATAAGTCTCTTTGCATTGGGCATTGAACCTACTGGCAGGCCAAGCGGCGATATAGAGAAGTCCTCTGGTGTATGCGTCTCCGTTTCGGTTGATATGCCCTTTGATGTTTACCGAAGTTCCGGATTGTTCGTAAGTGGGACAGATACCGAGATAGCGGGACACCTGCTTGGCATTCTGGAAGTAAGTGAATCCTCCGGTAGTGATGATGAGCGCCGTGGCGAGCGTTATGCCTATACCTTTGATGGTTGTCAGGAGTGCGAGTTGCCGGCTGAACTCGACTTCGACAAGATCCGTGAGTTCCGACTGAAGCCTGTCACGCTTCTTTTCAAGGAACTTGATCGTTTCGTCTACGGTATGAGTTGCACCTTTGTCCGGGACAGGCAGACATGCGAGAGAGCCACGAAGGTTCGACATGGCGGTAATCTGCTTAGTAAGTTGGCGAATGACGGTTCTTTTCTGTCGGAGCCGCAGGATGGCCTCTCCCTGGACCTTGAAAGGACGCGGGTTCATCTTCTCTCCGTACAAGGTAATGAGTCGTGCATCGCTCTTATCGGTCTTGATCGTAGAGAGCATGGCTTTGGCGAAGTTCTTTACCTTCAGCGGATTCTCCATGCTGACAGTAATTCCGGCGACATTGAGCATATACAGCAGCAAGGCACTGTAGTTCCCTGTCGCCTCCATAACACAGTGGATACTGCCATCTTTGGGGAGAGTCCCGATAAACTGTCTGATACCAGCGGTCGTGTTGTTAAAAGTACGGATCTCCCCGCCTTTGTCGGAGGAGTAAGCTACCACGAATGTAGCCTTGCTCACGTCGATTCCAATGTACCTCATGGCCGTTCGTTTTTTGGTTCTAACGACATCGCTTACATCTTGGTCCTTCATTGCGAATGCGGGCTCAAACACCTTACGAACTATCCGGATTCTGATGTAAAGAGTATGGGGTCAGAACATAATTCCCGGTTTAGAAGACCAATGAGAGATCGGACTTATTCCATACTCTGATGTCTTTACTATTCAAATTTAATTAACTAAGTACAAATATACAATGAGAGAAATTATTTCTACATCAACAAAACTTGAAGTACAAAAACAACTCACACCAAAAGAGGGAGCAAAAAAAGGACCTGAATATAATACTGCAATGACACCATTTATTCAGGAAGTGTGGAATCCAGAAAATGCTCGTTTAAATTCTTATAGTTTAGATAAAATGATTCACCATCTTCAATCTATTCATTAACTCGGACCGACTTTTCCGAGGGGTCTTAAAATAACCCCTCGGTCAAAGTTGGTCCTACTCTTTGAGGGATTATCCGCTTGCATCGGGTAGTCCCTTTTCTTTTTTCTGCGGTCGTCAGTTGCGACAGAAAGCGGAATTTTGTAAATTCGTTGAAACAATTACCGCTTATGAACGAACTTACAGGCTCGAAAAGCTGTTTGGCTACCGATACCCGCTCCTTACGGGAAATCGCCCCGTTGCTGGAAAACTATTTCGGCATCACGCTGGGTTACTTTACCAATGAAATAGAAGTGAGTACGGGCATCTCCGCCGCCAAAGCGATCCAAGAGGAACACGAAATACGGCTGCCGACCAACCGTTTCGATTATGACGCTTATATGGAACTGTTCGGAGAAACGCCCCTTTTGACCGACCGATTGCGTGAAGCCCTCTTGTTCGTGGCTTACATCATCACCGACCGCAAATTCAACGAGGAGGAGTTATACGAACGCGGATATTGGGAAGATTGGAACACCTATAAGGGCGAGTGGGCGAAACTGATGCTTTTTATGGAGCATATGGAACAACGGGCATCCATTCCCGCCAAGAAAGATGAATTATCCCCTACCTCAATCACCCTCCGAGCCGACAATGGAATCGTGGAAAAGAGTACCATCCCGAATACCGATAACTGGCTGTTCCGTCTGATCCGAAAGGAACTCGCCGATTATTTCCCCGACATTCAGACCGCCGAAGATGCACGGCAGGAATTGGAACGACGCAAACCGTCGGCAGGAGCCAAGCGAATGAATGCTATCTATACGATTGTCGAATATGGAATCTATCGAATGCTTCATGAAGAAAACGCCATACCCGAAAAACCCGATACGCCGAACGAACTTTGTGCATTGATTCACGACTTTACGCGTCTGACAGGATGCTATCCGACCAATAAAGGCTGGGACGGAAATTATAGTCCCGATTTGATTCGAGTAGGTTTGCAATATACGGGAAAAGCCGTGCGGAAAATCGGCGAAGAGCGCATCCCGAAATTCCCACCTATTAGCTTTGGAACAGTACATATTGTAACGGATAATATCATTCGGAACGAACTTTTCTGATGCTC of the Alistipes senegalensis JC50 genome contains:
- a CDS encoding IS1096 element passenger TnpR family protein — encoded protein: MSMVFRFRMLSDENDNFVRDYEVLYDTTLLDFHNFILRSLEYEDCMASFFTADDRWEKQREFTFMDMDDGSENAPVAMEKVTLGQIIHDRRDRLIYLFDLFGDRAYYLELTGAYEADKEASYPREIYAQAEAPDQYDPSKNRVDDEGSIFGEMMSDFNDFEGDDNYDDAY
- a CDS encoding acyl-CoA reductase; this encodes MKNVIDLFSELGARLRGFGDDNATQAVMEAACRANGWFTPADVRRAVGAIARDMLSREKLEAWLGNYPAVPVAVPRRVLVVMAGNIPLVGFFDLLCTVVSGHRCLLKPSAKDTVLMEYVVGQLRDIDASVPVEFYDGVSPVDAVIATGSDNANRYFRARYAGIPSLLRGSRQSAAVLSGDETPEQLAGLADDIWAYSGLGCRSVSLLFLPEGYEPTLQMPDVNDKYKNNYRQTRALLTMQGRPFRDLGAAVAVEQRDFPAALSQISYTYYKTPDEVAGWLAMHDDELQCIVTECLPHSRRAAFGCAQSPALTDYPDDRDVIAWLAALN
- a CDS encoding nitroreductase family protein, with the protein product MERNLKEALRHRRSYYELTPQSPIDDAQIEEIVRFAVKHVPSAFNSQSARLVLLLHEHHKAFWELVKRTLQAIVPEKAFAATEKKIDGSFASGYGTVLYFEDTEIVKGLQKQFPLYADNFPVWSEHTSAMHQLAVWTMLEDAGFGASLQHYNPLIDNEVREHWGLPGQWRLIAQMPFGIPAGEPQEKNFEPLDDRLRVFK
- a CDS encoding site-specific integrase produces the protein MSVSINAICRKDRINQNRTTNIYLRFTVNRRSRYVSTGINIPADDWDFDTQTLKTQNPAVQLRIYEQIEKYDKRVKRLEALEVPVTLDNVLETDGRRVYCTIAEYFRRTITQLESVGKIGSASKHKVTFSLLQQFRSTNIRFDEITVGYLRDFELFLMKKGNKSNSIATKFSVLKAVYNKALAEGIFTTPHSPFLQFKIGRLWTATRKRAIRKEDVQRLMQSEIPADGSAYLDFARDIFLFSYLSAGINFKDIATLRYCDMDEERIYYARHKTSKEMTCHLSEQSKAIIGKYAKSDHADEDYIFPILDRRIHKTEQQIYDRVRKVLKHVNKALHEWSRLLGLKIELTTYVARHTFATVLKRSGVNIAIISESLGHSDLSTTQIYLDSFENSQIDAAMQNLL
- a CDS encoding AAA family ATPase, whose translation is MIIQKLILHNWKNFQNVEVSLSERCFIIGANAAGKSNLIDALRFLRDIAKQSGGLQTAVEDRGGVTKIRCLAARTSTNIVIDVELGEPDSNIPTWRYKLDFAHVGGGIIKKQATILSETVWHNKKVVLERKKSSKDEDSETLKYTHLEQITANRQFREIQIFFQNIEYLNVVPQLIRESGSYLQTQSKEDFYGRNFLEKLAKINDRTRTAYFNRVNEILKYAVPQLDKLQFIKDDNGIPHLEARYVHWRAQGSKQQEMQFSDGTLRLIGFLFALLYSSGVVLLEEPEINLHAGIVKQLPEFISKLQRYKSKQIIITTHSYDILSNEGISTKEVLVLEPSKEGTIVKTVSEIPEIQRIVDAGFSIADATISATTPQGIGKFTQLTLNF
- a CDS encoding DUF4276 family protein, with protein sequence MNAAIVGEDQVTREIIKKLISIYAPHLTQLNEIPARGSQALNAVNVERYNKLALSIPVILLTDLDDTLCAPMKKQEILHGIEQNPLFIINVAVEEAEAWLMADKNNFISYFCVEDKIPNAEMCRMHGRNERIETIYEYKPSLYMTNYIKKCGKRVIISENGSC
- a CDS encoding IS110 family transposase, translating into MRYIGIDVSKATFVVAYSSDKGGEIRTFNNTTAGIRQFIGTLPKDGSIHCVMEATGNYSALLLYMLNVAGITVSMENPLKVKNFAKAMLSTIKTDKSDARLITLYGEKMNPRPFKVQGEAILRLRQKRTVIRQLTKQITAMSNLRGSLACLPVPDKGATHTVDETIKFLEKKRDRLQSELTDLVEVEFSRQLALLTTIKGIGITLATALIITTGGFTYFQNAKQVSRYLGICPTYEQSGTSVNIKGHINRNGDAYTRGLLYIAAWPASRFNAQCKETYTRLRQNGKSGKLAMIAVANKLVRQAFAVVAHDKEYVDGFVSNRP